One part of the Glycine max cultivar Williams 82 chromosome 14, Glycine_max_v4.0, whole genome shotgun sequence genome encodes these proteins:
- the LOC100791692 gene encoding plasma membrane ATPase 4, with translation MGGISLEEIKNENVDLERIPIEEVFEQLKCSRAGLTSEEGANRLQVFGPNKLEEKKESKFLKFLGFMWNPLSWVMEAAAIMAIALANGGGRPPDWQDFVGIIALLVINSTISFIEENNAGNAAAALMAGLAPKTKVLRDNRWSEQDAAILVPGDIISIKLGDIIPADARLLEGDPLSVDQSALTGESLPVTKSPSDEVFSGSTVKKGEIEAVVIATGVHTFFGKAAHLVDSTNQVGHFQKVLTAIGNFCICSIAVGIAIELIVMYPIQHRRYREGIDNLLVLLIGGIPIAMPTVLSVTMAIGSHRLSQQGAITKRMTAIEEMAGMDVLCSDKTGTLTLNKLSVDRNLIEVFAKGVEKEYVILLAARASRTENQDAIDAAIVGMLADPKEARSGVREVHFLPFNPVDKRTALTYIDSDGNWHRASKGAPEQIITLCNCKEDVRRKVHAVIDKFAERGLRSLGVARQEVPEKSKDSPGGPWQFVGLLPLFDPPRHDSAETIRRALNLGVNVKMITGDQLAIGKETGRRLGMGTNMYPSSALLGQDKDASISALPVDELIEKADGFAGVFPEHKYEIVKRLQERKHICGMTGDGVNDAPALKKADIGIAVADATDAARSASDIVLTEPGLSVIISAVLTSRAIFQRMKNYTIYAVSITIRIVFGFLFIALIWKFDFAPFMVLIIAILNDGTIMTISKDRVKPSPLPDSWKLREIFATGVVLGSYMALMTVVFFWAMKDTNFFSNKFGVRPLRDSPDEMMAALYLQVSIISQALIFVTRSRSWSFVERPGLLLLGAFFIAQLVATFIAVYANWGFARIKGMGWGWAGVIWLYSVVTYIPLDLLKFAIRYILSGKAWDNLLENKTAFTTKKDYGKEEREAQWAAAQRTLHGLQPPETSNLFNDKNSYRELSEIAEQAKRRAEVARLRELHTLKGHVESVVKLKGLDIDTIQQHYTV, from the exons ATGGGTGGCATCAGCCTCGAAGAAATAAAAAACGAGAACGTCGATCTG GAACGGATTCCAATAGAGGAAGTGTTTGAGCAGCTGAAATGTTCAAGAGCAGGTCTAACATCAGAGGAAGGGGCCAATCGGCTCCAAGTCTTTGGACCAAACAAAttggaagagaaaaaa GAGAGCAAGTTTTTGAAGTTCTTGGGCTTTATGTGGAACCCCTTGTCTTGGGTCATGGAAGCTGCTGCCATAATGGCCATTGCTTTGGCAAACGGAGGAGGAAGGCCACCGGATTGGCAGGACTTTGTCGGAATTATTGCACTGCTAGTGATCAACTCCACAATCAGTTTTATTGAGGAAAACAATGCTGGCAATGCTGCTGCTGCTCTTATGGCTGGTTTAGCTCCAAAGACtaag GTACTTAGGGATAACCGATGGAGTGAACAAGATGCTGCAATTTTAGTACCAGGAGACATAATCAGCATCAAGTTAGGAGATATCATTCCGGCTGACGCTCGTCTTCTTGAGGGTGATCCTTtgagtgttgatcagtctgctTTGACTGGAGAATCTCTTCCCGTAACAAAGAGCCCCTCGGATGAAGTGTTTTCGGGATCAACAGTTAAGAAGGGTGAGATAGAAGCAGTTGTGATTGCTACTGGGGTGCACACCTTTTTTGGCAAAGCAGCTCATCTGGTGGACAGCACCAACCAAGTTGGACACTTCCAGAAAGTGCTTACAGCAATTGGTAACTTCTGCATTTGCTCAATTGCGGTTGGAATCGCCATTGAGCTCATAGTCATGTACCCGATTCAGCACCGCAGGTACAGGGAAGGAATTGACAACCTGTTAGTGCTCTTGATTGGAGGAATTCCCATTGCCATGCCAACTGTGTTGTCTGTCACTATGGCTATTGGTTCCCACAGGCTTTCTCAGCAGGGTGCCATCACAAAAAGAATGACAGCTATTGAGGAAATGGCAGGGATGGATGTCCTATGCAGTGACAAAACTGGGACTCTCACCTTAAATAAGTTGAGTGTTGACAGGAACTTGATTGAGGTGTTTGCTAAGGGTGTTGAGAAAGAGTATGTTATCCTTCTTGCAGCAAGAGCTTCTAGGACTGAAAATCAAGATGCCATAGATGCTGCAATTGTTGGCATGCTTGCTGACCCAAAGGAG GCACGTAGTGGTGTTAGGGAGGTACATTTCCTTCCATTCAATCCTGTAGACAAGAGGACTGCACTGACCTACATTGATTCTGATGGAAATTGGCATAGAGCTAGCAAAGGGGCTCCTGAGCAG ATAATCACCCTTTGCAACTGCAAAGAGGATGTCAGAAGAAAGGTCCATGCTGTAATTGATAAGTTTGCTGAGCGTGGACTTCGGTCTTTAGGTGTCGCAAGACAG GAAGTacctgaaaaatcaaaagatagtCCCGGTGGACCATGGCAATTTGTTGGTCTGCTACCATTGTTTGATCCTCCCAGGCATGATAGTGCTGAAACCATTCGAAGAGCTCTTAACCTTGGTGTCAATGTTAAGATGATTACTG GGGATCAGCTTGCCATTGGAAAGGAAACAGGCCGAAGGCTTGGAATGGGAACAAACATGTACCCTTCATCGGCATTGCTTGGCCAAGACAAGGATGCTTCTATTTCAGCTCTTCCAGTTGATGAGTTGATTGAGAAGGCTGATGGATTTGCAGGAGTATTTCCTG AACACAAATATGAAATTGTTAAGAGGCTGCAAGAGAGGAAGCATATATGTGGAATGACGGGAGATGGTGTAAACGATGCCCCTGCATTAAAGAAAGCAGATATTGGAATTGCTGTTGCCGATGCTACAGATGCTGCTAGAAGCGCTTCTGATATTGTCCTCACTGAACCTGGTCTGAGTGTCATTATTAGTGCAGTGCTCACCAGCAGGGCAATTTTCCAGAGGATGAAGAACTATACT ATCTATGCTGTGTCAATCACCATTCGTATTGTG tttgGTTTCTTGTTTATTGCGTTGATCTGGAAGTTTGATTTTGCACCCTTCATGGTTTTGATTATTGCCATACTCAATGATG GTACCATTATGACTATATCCAAGGATAGAGTGAAACCATCACCACTTCCTGATAGCTGGAAACTGAGGGAGATATTTGCTACTGGCGTTGTGCTAGGAAGTTACATGGCACTAATGACAGTAGTATTTTTCTGGGCAATGAAAGATACCAACTTCTTCTCG AACAAGTTTGGTGTGAGGCCATTGAGAGATAGCCCCGATGAAATGATGGCAGCCTTATACCTTCAAGTCAGCATAATTAGCCAGGCTCTAATCTTCGTCACAAGGTCCCGCAGCTGGTCTTTTGTTGAAAGACCTGGTCTTCTCCTACTAGGTGCATTTTTTATTGCTCAGTTG GTGGCAACTTTTATAGCAGTGTATGCTAACTGGGGCTTTGCAAGAATAAAGGGAATGGGATGGGGTTGGGCTGGTGTAATCTGGCTGTACAGTGTGGTAACCTATATCCCTCTTGATTTACTCAAATTTGCTATCCGCTATATTCTAAGTGGGAAGGCTTGGGATAATCTTTTGGAGAACAAG ACTGCCTTCACTACAAAGAAAGACTATGGTAAAGAAGAGAGGGAAGCTCAATGGGCGGCTGCACAGAGGACACTTCACGGTCTTCAGCCTCCGGAAACTTCCAACCTTTTCAATGACAAAAATAGCTACAGGGAGCTTTCAGAGATTGCAGAACAAGCCAAGAGACGTGCTGAAGTTGCAAG GCTTAGGGAGCTTCATACTCTAAAGGGACATGTCGAGTCAGTGGTGAAGCTGAAGGGGCTTGACATTGACACGATTCAGCAGCACTATACAGTTTAA